The DNA sequence CCAGCTTTCCGGCGCTTGGGGGCGTCCTCGTTCGCCTCAGTGCGCTGTTTGGCGGGGCGGGGCTTTGTGCCCTTGCCGGACGGTTTGCCTTGCTGTTCCACACGCTCGGCTTGGCGTCGCTGCGCGCGCAATTCCTCGCGCCTTGCCTCGCGGGCCTCCTCGCGCCGTTTCTCACGTCTGGCTTCGATCCGTTTTTGACGGCGCGCGTCGTCCCGTTTGGCTTCTCGGACTTCTTCGCGCTTGGCTTCCCGTCTCCGCGCACGACTGGCCTCGACCCGTCGCTTGCGGCGAGCCTCTTCGCGTGCAGCCTCGCGCTCGGCAATTTCCTCTGGCGTCAGATGTGCGGTTTCATAGATCTCCAGCACGTCCTCGACCGTGCCGAAGGCGCGCAGCTGGCCCCGGTCCAGCCAGGCGAGCTTGTTGCAGGACCGGCGAATGACCGAGTGGTTGTGCGAGGCCAGGATCATGATGCCCGCCTCGTCCACCAGCTTGCGCAGGCGTTTCTGGGCCTTGTCCTGGAACTCCGGGTCTCCGGCGCCCAGCCATTCGTCCATCAACAGGATGTCGGCATTGAAGGCCGTTGCGCAGGCGAATTTCAGCCGCATCGCCATGCCGTTCGAATAGGTCCGCACGGGCATGTCCAGATATTCGCCCAGTTCGCAGAAATCGATGATTTCCGGAAGCTTTTCGAGCACTTCCTCGCGGCGGAACCCTGCCATCAGGCCGGAGATGAGAATGTTCTTGTATCCGGTCGCTTCCGGCTGGATGCCGAGGCCCAGCGAGAACAGGCCCGCAATGTGGCCTTCCACGCGGATATAGCCTTCAAGCGGCTCGAACACGCCGGCGATCACGCGCAGCAGGGTCGATTTGCCTGACCCGTTGCGGCCAATCAGGCCCAGACGGTCGCCGTCCTTCAGGTCCAGCGAGATGTTCTCCAGCGCCACCACACTGCGCGTGCGGCTGGAATCGTCCCGGATCAGAGAGCCGGCGCCGCTCAGCCGATCTTCCGGCATGACCTTGGAGCGATCCGATCCCAGGATCGGATACGACAGGGTGACATTCTGGAGCAGGATCGAAGCCATGTCGTCAGAGCCAGAAGATGATTCGCCGCCGGGCGAAAACGAGAAGGGTGAAGGACGACACCAGAAGCACCGCCGTGATCGCCAGCACGATCTGGAAACTCTGCACCGGCACCGTACCCGTCAGCAGCGGGTCCCGGAAAGCCATCACGAAGTGCGCGAAGGGATTATACTGGAGATATCTCCACAGCGGGCCGATCTGCTCGGGAAGCCAGAAGATCGGGGTCAGGAAGAACATGACCCGCATGATGGCCTGAATGAGATGTGACACGTCGCGAAACCGCGTGCACAGGGTGCCGAGAATGAAATGGATCGCAAATGAGCACAAAATGAACAGGGAAAACGCGACTACGGACCATAGCGCCGTCCAGGTTGGCGCCACCTTGTAGATCGCCAGCAGCGCCACCACGACGAGAAAATTGTAGAAGGCCAGGATCAGCGATCGCGTGATGCTGATGCAGACAAACAGCGTCAGCGGCAATCGCCCGCCCTTGATCCATCCTTCCGACACCACAAACACATTGCTGCCGTCCGCAACGGACGAGCTTATATACATCCAGGCAAAGAAGCCCAGCGCAACATAATTTGTAAAAAACGCATCATCCGTCGGCGCCATCCGGCCGAAGATCAGCACCTTGACGCCCACGAACAGGGCGAACGACAAGGTCGTCCACAACACGCCGATATAAGTCCGCTTGAACCGCCGGTTGATGTCCTCGATCGCCAGCGCCATCCACAGGCGCCACCTCGAAAAACCGTCGGCAATGTCCTGGATCGCGGCCGCACGCTGACCCTTGCCCAATTCGTAAACGGCTAGCGACATCTTTCCTCCCGGACGGCAGAAGCAGAGGAGGTTGATCGTCGGTCTGACGGCCTAAGTCAACCGCGAGGGCACACCAAAAGGGTGCCCTGTCCGAGGCTCCGCGCGGCCGCCTGCTCCGCGTCTTGTTTTCGCCACGAACTCTCCTATGACTGTCGTAATTCTTGCATTCGTACAGTAACCGGGCAGGCAGATTCCTTATCTATGGTGGCCAAGTTCATCCAGCCGCTCTGGCGCGCCCTTCCTGCTCCGATCCGAACCGGTTTCTGGGGCTGGTTCCATCAGGCTTCGCTGGCCCGTCCCCCGGTCTCGCCGCCGGGCATCGAGCCTGGCGACCGGGTCGTGATCGCCGGCATGTTCCGCTCTGCCAGCGGCCTTGGTGCCTGGGCCCGGTCGAATTATCGCATTCTCAAGCAGGCCGGGTTTGACGTCGTTGCAGTGGATGTCAGCGAGTACCTGTCAGTTGCAGATCTTGAGTGCGACATTCCCTTCTCTCCGTTTCCGGCGGACCCGACCGGCACCCTGATCCTGCATGTGAACGGGCCGGAAACGCAATATTGCCTGCGCATGCTGGGCCTGCGCCGCGGCCGTCGGTGGCGGGTCATCGGCGCGTGGGCCTGGGAACTCGAAATCTTTCCCGCCGGATGGGAGGAGGCCTTTCCCTTCCTGTCCGAAATCTGGGCCCTGTCGGATTTCGCTGCGGCCGCCTTCCGTCGTCACGAGGCCGCGCCGCCGGTGCGTGTGTTACCCATCGCCGTTGCCCCGGACGGAGCGGTGCGTCCTCAAGACCGGCCAAGCGAACGCCCCTATACCGTGCTGGTCATGGCCGACGCCCTGTCGACTCTGGAGCGCAAAAACCCGGTTGGCGCAATCCGCGCGTTCCGCTTGGCGTTTGCCGACCGCACTGATTGCCGGCTCATCCTCAAGGTCCGGAATCTCGACACGGCGCCCGAAGCCCGTGCCAGTTTGCTGGCCGAAATCGGGGACGCAGCCAATATCGACCTGGTTCAGGGTTCCTTGTCCGAAGCAGAACAGATGTCGCTCATTTCCGGGGCCGATATCCTGATGTCATTGCACCGGGCAGAAGGGTTCGGACTGGGGCCGGCCGAAGCAATGACTCTCGGTGTCCCGGTAATTGCCACCAACTGGTCCGGCAATCTGCTGTTCATGGACACGAATTCCGCCGCGCTTGTTCCCTATGAGCGCGTGCCGGTGCCCGAAGGATGCGCGCACTATGATCTCGTCGGGGCTGAGTGGGCCGAGCCGGACGTCGAGGTGGCGGCGGACTGGCTGCGCCAGCTGGAGGCCGAGCCGGATCTGGCGCGCAGTCTTGCCGAACGGGCGGCGCAGCATATCAATGCCATCTGCGGAATTGCTGCGGTTCAGGCAGGGGCGCTCCGGTTCCTTGAACACCCCGGCCGGGCGGACGTTCAGGAAACTTCCTGATCCCGCACCGGAATGGTCTGAATGCCCTGAACCGGCATGCGGACATGCGGTACCCTTCGGCTCATCCGCAACGGGTTCCACATCATCGTGCGCGCCAACTGGCCGATCGACACCTTTCGTTCGCGAACGCGCCACTTCGCGCCGGACAGCACGTCCGGAAGACCGCGCAGCCCGTCCCAATTTCCCTTGAGCGTGGGCACCAGCCTGCCCAGCAAGGCGTTCCGTGCGATCAGGTAAAGACACAACACGATATGCATCGGCAGGGTCAGCAGCAACAATGGCAGCGG is a window from the Hyphomonas sp. genome containing:
- a CDS encoding glycosyltransferase: MVAKFIQPLWRALPAPIRTGFWGWFHQASLARPPVSPPGIEPGDRVVIAGMFRSASGLGAWARSNYRILKQAGFDVVAVDVSEYLSVADLECDIPFSPFPADPTGTLILHVNGPETQYCLRMLGLRRGRRWRVIGAWAWELEIFPAGWEEAFPFLSEIWALSDFAAAAFRRHEAAPPVRVLPIAVAPDGAVRPQDRPSERPYTVLVMADALSTLERKNPVGAIRAFRLAFADRTDCRLILKVRNLDTAPEARASLLAEIGDAANIDLVQGSLSEAEQMSLISGADILMSLHRAEGFGLGPAEAMTLGVPVIATNWSGNLLFMDTNSAALVPYERVPVPEGCAHYDLVGAEWAEPDVEVAADWLRQLEAEPDLARSLAERAAQHINAICGIAAVQAGALRFLEHPGRADVQETS
- a CDS encoding ABC transporter ATP-binding protein, with the translated sequence MASILLQNVTLSYPILGSDRSKVMPEDRLSGAGSLIRDDSSRTRSVVALENISLDLKDGDRLGLIGRNGSGKSTLLRVIAGVFEPLEGYIRVEGHIAGLFSLGLGIQPEATGYKNILISGLMAGFRREEVLEKLPEIIDFCELGEYLDMPVRTYSNGMAMRLKFACATAFNADILLMDEWLGAGDPEFQDKAQKRLRKLVDEAGIMILASHNHSVIRRSCNKLAWLDRGQLRAFGTVEDVLEIYETAHLTPEEIAEREAAREEARRKRRVEASRARRREAKREEVREAKRDDARRQKRIEARREKRREEAREARREELRAQRRQAERVEQQGKPSGKGTKPRPAKQRTEANEDAPKRRKAGRKQLNPTSER
- a CDS encoding ABC transporter permease, producing MSLAVYELGKGQRAAAIQDIADGFSRWRLWMALAIEDINRRFKRTYIGVLWTTLSFALFVGVKVLIFGRMAPTDDAFFTNYVALGFFAWMYISSSVADGSNVFVVSEGWIKGGRLPLTLFVCISITRSLILAFYNFLVVVALLAIYKVAPTWTALWSVVAFSLFILCSFAIHFILGTLCTRFRDVSHLIQAIMRVMFFLTPIFWLPEQIGPLWRYLQYNPFAHFVMAFRDPLLTGTVPVQSFQIVLAITAVLLVSSFTLLVFARRRIIFWL